Proteins from one Ipomoea triloba cultivar NCNSP0323 chromosome 1, ASM357664v1 genomic window:
- the LOC116018950 gene encoding probable calcium-binding protein CML36, translated as MKLIKTISNPKKLFKSRFARFVSRSDDPSIHSSGSASDSSSSDSHNGSKKPDGSSTPTSILPARPGADVYAELVQAFKLIDRDGDGKIQKEELEALLSLVGAEPPSEEEIDTMMSEVDRDGDGCISFEEFAALSSAFAPPSCHSEVRDTFDFFDTDRDGKITAEELFNVFKTIGDGRCTLEDCRRMIRGVDTNRDGFVCFEDFSRMMEQQI; from the coding sequence ATGAAGCTCATCAAAACAATCTCTAACCCTAAGAAGCTCTTCAAATCCAGATTTGCCCGCTTCGTTTCCAGATCCGATGATCCATCCATCCACAGCTCAGGATCCGCCTCCGATTCCTCCTCCTCCGACTCTCATAACGGCTCCAAGAAGCCGGACGGCTCGTCCACTCCCACCAGCATCCTCCCCGCGCGGCCCGGCGCCGACGTTTACGCCGAATTGGTCCAGGCGTTCAAGCTGATCGACAGAGACGGCGACGGAAAGATTCAGAAGGAGGAGCTGGAGGCTCTGTTGAGCCTGGTGGGAGCCGAGCCTCCCAGCGAGGAGGAGATCGATACGATGATGAGCGAGGTTGATAGGGACGGCGACGGCTGTATCAGCTTCGAGGAGTTCGCGGCGCTCAGCTCGGCTTTCGCGCCGCCGTCTTGTCACTCCGAGGTGAGGGACACTTTCGACTTTTTCGACACGGATCGTGACGGGAAGATAACGGCGGAGGAGCTTTTCAACGTGTTTAAAACCATCGGGGACGGTAGGTGCACGTTAGAGGACTGCCGGCGCATGATAAGGGGAGTGGACACGAACAGGGATGGGTTCGTATGCTTCGAGGACTTCAGCCGTATGATGGAGCAGCAGATATGA
- the LOC116017085 gene encoding transport and Golgi organization protein 2 homolog isoform X2, which translates to MCIAAFQWKAHPIYPFLLFLNRDEYYDRPTKALAWWDDGVILGGRDVLAGGTWLGCNLKGKIAFLTNVREVVDSPSSHTKSRGDLPVRFLRSNKSPRDFAEELMGEADHFGGFNLIVVDICSMTMFYITNRPKDRGVSATEVSPGIHVLTNASLDSPWPKAQRLEKGFKLVLEEYGESEIPVESAGKQLMKDTTKDEERNLLPGIYAPEREYQFSSIFVEAFEDSVLSLLSIMGGAMALEVLLHWLSRIPLRSTSMRCILRMICGRNKPFPS; encoded by the exons ATGTGTATAGCTGCATTCCAATGGAAAGCTCATCCAATCTACCCCTTTCTTCTGTTCCTCAACCGGGACGAATACTATGATCG GCCGACGAAGGCTCTGGCGTGGTGGGACGATGGTGTGATTCTTGGAGGAAGAGACGTTCTCGCCGGCGGGACTTGGCTAGGCTGTAACCTCAAGGGAAAAATCGCTTTCCTTACCAACGTCCGGGAGGTCGTCGATTCGCCGTCTTCTCATACCAAGAGCAGAGGAGACCTTCCTGTTCGCTTCTTACGG AGCAATAAGAGCCCTCGTGATTTCGCGGAGGAACTTATGGGAGAAGCTGACCATTTTGGTGGGTTTAACTTGATAGTAGTTGATATCTGTTCCATGACCATGTTTTATATAACCAACAGACCAAAAGACAGAGGTGTATCAGCGACAGAGGTATCGCCTGGTATTCATGTCTTGACAAATGCATCACTAGACTCTCCGTGGCCTAAG GCTCAACGGTTAGAAAAAGGTTTCAAGTTGGTGTTGGAGGAATATGGTGAATCTGAGATTCCAGTGGAGTCAGCGGGGAAACAATTGATGAAAGACACAACAAAAGATGAGGAAAGGAACCTTCTTCCTGGCATCTATGCACCTGAAAGGGAGTACCAATTCAGTTCCATATTTGTTGAAGCATTTGAAGATTCGGTACTCTCTCTTCTCTCCATAAT GGGGGGCGCTATGGCACTAGAAGTACTTCTGCATTGGCTATCAAGAATTCCCTTGAGGTCAACTTCTATGAGATGCATCTTGAGAATGATTTGTGGAAGGAACAAACCATTTCCTTCATGA
- the LOC115999378 gene encoding uncharacterized protein LOC115999378 isoform X2: MAPKKASSIPSPPPIPIGNCEVRVEAKNFASESTENSLRITFSKDAHIKISVMENRNCEMVNFGPQGSENEENGLGNYCFELINPKDADGKTKCLVQEVLNIYVEELPAMKYAANTGKQSLFLDKCVSSGKYCTLILRIKQGEHHGEVVAATTYQIISADTQYAEIPLAAVRSQYQHKGIGRILYMELRRRLQNVGIRTVFCWGDKESEGFWLKQGFVVIGQVDAKGKARRLPIRADIRRALCFPGGSTLLVSHLNKESLTNSPENLMMTVAPNSPDKLPISQKQDKNVPEGNHFSNGVNQNISTDDTQHYDTVETINCGNVANCTGVNECEFEPYPERCSCSAPGTKKRMWEASFTSLNSKKVKGGYVADDCHLRSNNFLLENNGKTTMHKSGGSLAASESAFLGHDHHKDPLTCSSKYSEEYRALDVTPISNSNLGIPPLGKHFRIMLMNIADDNKKANLTKIIENLGGLVTSDGSECTHVVTGKVRKTLNFCKALCSGSWIISPSWLKESFRKGRFVDEMPFILKDEDYELKYTTELKSALLRAKAHPQSLLNGYDICLAAHVQPPASMLSAVVKSAGGNVLGGLEEVNDAKKTVFVACEEDMDEALSAAEKGIRTFCSEWFMNCIMKQQLDLGASQFAESL; this comes from the exons ATGGCACCCAAGAAGGCCTCTTCTATACCTTCGCCACCTCCGATTCCAATCG GAAATTGCGAAGTACGGGTCGAAGCTAAAAACTTTGCCTCCGAGTCGACTGAAAACAGCCTCCGAATCACTTTCTCGAAAGATGCCCATATCAAAATATCAG TCATGGAGAACAGGAATTGCGAAATGGTGAATTTTGGTCCTCAGGGTTCTGAGAATGAGGAAAACG GATTAGGTAATTACTGTTTTGAGCTCATTAATCCCAAGGATGCAGATGGTAAAACCAAGTGCTTGGTTCAG GAAGTGCTAAACATTTATGTTGAGGAACTGCCTGCAATGAAATATGCTGCAAACACTGGAAAGCAATCATTGTTTCTTGATAAATGTGTATCAAGTGG GAAATACTGCACTTTGATTTTGAGGATTAAACAGGGTGAACACCATGGAGAG GTTGTTGCAGCAACTACTTATCAAATAATCTCCGCTGACACACAGTATGCTGAGATTCCTCTTGCAGCTGTTAGATCACAATATCAACACAAG GGTATAGGTCGCATATTATACATGGAACTGAGAAGGAGATTGCAGAATGTGGGTATTAGGACAGTGTTTTGTTGGGGAGATAAGGAGTCCGAAGGATTTTGGCTTAAGCAG GGATTTGTAGTAATTGGTCAGGTAGATGCAAAAGGAAAAGCTCGTAGGCTTCCTATAAGGGCTGATatccgtagagcgttgtgttttCCTGGTGGTTCAACTCTCTTGGTTTCTCATCTTAACAAGGAAAGTTTAACAAATTCCCCAGAGAATCTAATGATGACAGTAGCACCAAATTCTCCAGATAAACTCCCTATCTCTCAGAAACAAGATAAAAATGTACCAGAAGGGAATCACTTTTCCAATGGAGTAAATCAAAATATCAGCACAGATGATACTCAGCATTATG ACACAGTGGAAACTATAAATTGTGGAAATGTTGCCAACTGTACAGGAGTAAATGAATGTGAATTTGAACCTTATCCGGAACGATGTTCATGTTCGGCACCAGGAACAAAGAAAAGGATGTGGGAAGCCTCATTTACCTCTTTGAACTCAAAAAAAGTAAAGGGAGGCTATGTAGCTGATGATTGCCACTTACGTTCTAACAACTTCCTTTTAGAAAATAATGGAAAGACGACTATGCATAAAAGTGGTGGTTCCTTGGCAGCTTCTGAAAGTGCATTTCTAGGGCATGATCATCATAAAGATCCTTTAACATGCAGCTCCAAGTATTCTGAAGAATACAGAGCACTTGATGTGACACCCATAAGTAATAGCAACCTGGGCATTCCTCCCTTGGGAAAACACTTCAGAATTATGCTGATGAATATAGCTGATGATAATAAGAAAGCAAATCTAACTAAG ATAATTGAAAACCTTGGTGGACTTGTTACTTCTGATGGAAGTGAATGTACGCATGTGGTAACAGGGAAAGTAAGGAAAACGCTGAATTTTTGCAAAGCTTTATGCTCAGG GTCTTGGATAATATCACCCAGTTGGTTGAAAGAAAGCTTTCGGAAAGGCAGATTCGTGG ATGAAATGCCTTTCATTTTGAAGGATGAAGACTATGAACTCAAGTACACAACTGAGCTAAAATCTGCACTTCTTAGGGCTAAGGCACACCCTCAAAGTTTACTTAATGGTTATGACATATGCCTTGCAGCTCATGTTCAACCTCCTGCCAGTATGTTATCTGCAGTTGTAAAATCTGCCGGAGGAAAT GTTCTTGGTGGATTGGAGGAGGTGAATGATGCGAAGAAAACCGTCTTTGTGGCATGCGAGGAGGACATGGATGAAGCACTATCAGCTGCAGAGAAAGGGATAAGGACATTCTGTAGTGAGTGGTTCATGAACTGCATCATGAAACAACAACTTGATCTTGGAGCCTCTCAGTTTGCAGAGAGCCTCTGA
- the LOC115996799 gene encoding protein EARLY RESPONSIVE TO DEHYDRATION 15-like isoform X2, giving the protein MALVSGRRSTLNPNAAPFVPASVRQVEDFSPEWWDLATNSTWFHDYWVGQKEGSEYGSNEAGFGNDDIADLLPDNIDLDVDEDILNMEDQYEEFLQSIETGQGNNPFVNSINGMSESGSAKRPDALVKSLSLPKERGPKSLVPPRYYEKPAKVVSPRCCLRRIQQPR; this is encoded by the exons ATGGCCTTAGTTTCTGGAAGGAGGTCAACTCTGAATCCAAACGCTGCACCTTTTGTTCCTGCGTCTGTACGCCAAGTGGAGGACTTCTCACCAGAATGGTGGGACTTGGCAACCAACTCAACATGGTTCCATGATTACTGGGTAGGCCAGAAGGAGGGATCAGAATATGGCAGCAATGAGGCTGGATTTGGCAATGATGATATTGCTGATTTGCTGCCAGATAACATTGATCTTGATGTTGATGAGGACATTTTGAACATGGAAGATCAATATGAAGAATTTCTCCAATCAATTGAAACAGGGCAAGGAAACAATCCTTTTGTCAACAGCATCAACGGAATGTCAGAATCAG GTTCCGCAAAGCGTCCTGATGCATTGGTTAAAAGTCTGAGCTTGCCAAAGGAGAGAGGTCCAAAATCCCTTGTGCCACCCAGGTACTATGAGAAGCCAGCAAAGGTTGTTAGCCCGAGATGCTGCCTTCGCCGCATCCAACAGCCTCGCTGA
- the LOC116002324 gene encoding calmodulin binding protein PICBP-like, with amino-acid sequence MTDTSQGKPKGKEVIPVDSSASRSLNQEGKINNLKNFRSTRSFRRKGRSKIVKPTKPLSDDGASPSESSTPDIKNQGKKGISQASLHSQENLGSSGPKSLQTLMRTTSLRTMRASFKSKKWPSFRCSQVPKVKTVGKPTCSSTIKNSKFTENAGLKIRQTESDRLDMYKVCSYHHCSLHGHSHDPSNPPKRFYMRRKSLKSKKSIKRKNESNSNSNAALSVTEDSNVDSDSKNLLHPPDGEAKASAEKEKNTRMWHLIRRHLHSGLAAEAKNKTNHEFHDENLADDSSKLPAPESSGLSSTADQDVKLLAVKLVREAIEKILLPEVPDQSPDDLSNTSDTAPDQEPLEKNLGETSTGSNIEKTKREVANGAERKAPKHWSNLKKWILLQRFIKEMEKVRKISPRKPRNLQLEPDPEPENVHLRRQIVEERKRGEEWMLDYALQQAISQLAPTQKRKVEMLVKAFETVVPPQGDQHFQFSFPKLKSNDEDDGFVSGENETISKANDDILSCCNPIDNDTQSSKSDVIKVEADAQKEVHEYAHNLIAKTARESEKQPDEFHGEYPNDGTGRAELGTQNYISMWHMVSQHVLSGIASKIGSELLDGADDETKPRGSRDQDLSKPRDKGEAGNDDLGYRRNFNRDDAIKLVREAVNEILITQSQDDSVHTKSDQLNRTESSQHNNNLNLGEEGKETIAADNVIANDESREVSEAKGKGEVPKSSKKWSKLKNLLLLKRSIMAMENARKLKLRKPQNLPLMPNTEPERVDLRHQMMDERKKAEQWMLDYAVQHIVTKLTPARKRRVAMLVEAFEAVVPFPEI; translated from the exons ATGACAGACACTTCTCAG GGAAAGCCTAAAGGGAAGGAAGTGATTCCTGTTGATTCTTCAGCTTCAAGATCATTGAACCAGGAGGGCAAAATTAACAACTTGAAGAATTTCAGAAGCACAAGATCATTCAGGAGAAAGGGAAGATCAAAGATCGTGAAACCAACTAAGCCTTTGTCTGATGATGGAGCAAGCCCATCAGAATCATCTACACCTGACATCAAGAACCAAGGCAAAAAGGGCATTTCCCAGGCAAGTCTTCATTCTCAGGAAAATTTAGGATCATCTGGTCCGAAATCTTTGCAAACTTTAATGAGGACAACTAGTTTGAGGACTATGAGGGCTAGTTTCAAGTCCAAGAAGTGGCCTTCTTTTAGGTGTTCTCAAGTTCCCAAGGTCAAAACTGTGGGTAAACCTACTTGTTCTTCCACCATTAAGAACTCAAAGTTCACTGAAAATGCTGGACTGAAAATTAGGCAAACTGAATCAGATAGACTAGACATGTATAAAGTTTGCTCATACCATCATTGTTCTCTCCATGGCCATTCTCATGATCCGTCGAACCCTCCAAAGCGCTTTTATATGAgaagaaaatcattgaaatcaAAGAAAAGCATAAAAAGGAAAAACGAAAGCAACTCAAATTCGAATGCAGCCCTTTCTGTCACAGAAGACAGCAATGTGGATTCTGACTCCAAGAACCTTCTTCATCCACCTGATGGTGAAGCCAAAGCTTCTGCTGAGAAAGAGAAGAATACGAGAATGTGGCACCTAATACGTCGGCATTTACATTCAGGTCTTGCTGCAGAAGCCAAAAACAAAACGAACCATGAATTTCACGACGAAAATCTTGCTGATGATTCCAGCAAATTACCTGCACCAGAAAGTTCTGGATTAAGTAGTACTGCAGATCAGGATGTGAAGCTTCTTGCTGTTAAGCTTGTTCGAGAGGCAATAGAGAAGATTCTTCTTCCTGAGGTTCCTGACCAGTCACCTGATGATCTATCAAATACAAGTGACACTGCACCAGACCAAGAACCCTTGGAAAAGAATCTTGGCGAAACAAGTACTGGCAGCAATATAGAGAAGACAAAAAGAGAGGTAGCAAATGGAGCTGAAAGGAAAGCACCAAAACACTGGAGCAATCTGAAGAAATGGATTCTGCTGCAACGATTCATCAAGGAAATGGAAAAGGTGAGGAAGATAAGCCCAAGGAAGCCAAGGAATTTGCAGTTGGAGCCTGATCCTGAACCAGAAAATGTTCATTTGAGACGACAAATCGTGGAGGAGAGGAAACGAGGAGAAGAATGGATGCTCGATTATGCACTTCAGCAAGCAATAAGCCAACTTGCCCCAACCCAGAAAAGAAAAGTGGAAATGCTTGTAAAGGCATTTGAAACAGTGGTGCCTCCTCAGGGAGATCAGCATTTTCAATTCTCATTTCCCAAGCTCAAATCcaatgatgaagatgatggcTTTGTTTCAGGAGAAAATGAAACAATCAGTAAGGCCAATGATGATATTCTATCTTGCTGTAACCCTATAGACAATGACACTCAATCATCAAAATCAGATGTAATCAAAGTTGAAGCAGATGCTCAGAAAGAAGTCCATGAATATGCTCACAATCTCATCGCGAAAACAGCAAGAGAATCTGAGAAACAACCTGATGAATTCCATGGAGAATATCCCAATGATGGAACAGGCAGAGCAGAGTTGGGAACTCAAAATTACATCAGTATGTGGCACATGGTATCTCAGCATGTTCTATCAGGTATTGCATCAAAAATTGGAAGTGAGCTTCTTGATGGAGCAGATGATGAAACAAAACCCCGTGGCTCTCGTGACCAGGATCTATCCAAACCACGCGACAAAGGAGAAGCAGGAAATGATGATCTCGGTTACAGgagaaattttaacagagacGACGCCATCAAACTCGTTAGAGAGGCAGTTAACGAGATCCTCATAACACAGTCTCAAGATGATTCTGTTCATACAAAATCAGATCAACTGAACAGAACAGAAAGCTCACAACACAACAATAACTTGAACCTGGGAGAAGAAGGGAAAGAGACAATAGCAGCTGATAATGTGATTGCAAATGATGAAAGCAGAGAAGTTTCAGAAGCTAAAGGCAAGGGTGAAGTGCCAAAATCCTCCAAGAAGTGGAGCAAGCTGAAAAATCTACTCCTTCTAAAGAGATCAATCATGGCCATGGAAAATGCTAGGAAGCTGAAATTGCGAAAACCACAAAATCTGCCATTGATGCCTAATACAGAACCAGAACGAGTCGATCTAAGACACCAGATGATGGATGAGAGGAAGAAAGCTGAACAATGGATGCTTGATTATGCAGTGCAGCATATTGTGACTAAATTAACCCCAGCAAGGAAAAGAAGGGTGGCAATGCTAGTTGAAGCTTTTGAAGCAGTTGTTCCGTTTCCAGAAATTTAA
- the LOC116017085 gene encoding transport and Golgi organization protein 2 homolog isoform X1: MCIAAFQWKAHPIYPFLLFLNRDEYYDRPTKALAWWDDGVILGGRDVLAGGTWLGCNLKGKIAFLTNVREVVDSPSSHTKSRGDLPVRFLRSNKSPRDFAEELMGEADHFGGFNLIVVDICSMTMFYITNRPKDRGVSATEVSPGIHVLTNASLDSPWPKAQRLEKGFKLVLEEYGESEIPVESAGKQLMKDTTKDEERNLLPGIYAPEREYQFSSIFVEAFEDSGGRYGTRSTSALAIKNSLEVNFYEMHLENDLWKEQTISFMIEKSPTPAHKYYGSV, encoded by the exons ATGTGTATAGCTGCATTCCAATGGAAAGCTCATCCAATCTACCCCTTTCTTCTGTTCCTCAACCGGGACGAATACTATGATCG GCCGACGAAGGCTCTGGCGTGGTGGGACGATGGTGTGATTCTTGGAGGAAGAGACGTTCTCGCCGGCGGGACTTGGCTAGGCTGTAACCTCAAGGGAAAAATCGCTTTCCTTACCAACGTCCGGGAGGTCGTCGATTCGCCGTCTTCTCATACCAAGAGCAGAGGAGACCTTCCTGTTCGCTTCTTACGG AGCAATAAGAGCCCTCGTGATTTCGCGGAGGAACTTATGGGAGAAGCTGACCATTTTGGTGGGTTTAACTTGATAGTAGTTGATATCTGTTCCATGACCATGTTTTATATAACCAACAGACCAAAAGACAGAGGTGTATCAGCGACAGAGGTATCGCCTGGTATTCATGTCTTGACAAATGCATCACTAGACTCTCCGTGGCCTAAG GCTCAACGGTTAGAAAAAGGTTTCAAGTTGGTGTTGGAGGAATATGGTGAATCTGAGATTCCAGTGGAGTCAGCGGGGAAACAATTGATGAAAGACACAACAAAAGATGAGGAAAGGAACCTTCTTCCTGGCATCTATGCACCTGAAAGGGAGTACCAATTCAGTTCCATATTTGTTGAAGCATTTGAAGATTCG GGGGGGCGCTATGGCACTAGAAGTACTTCTGCATTGGCTATCAAGAATTCCCTTGAGGTCAACTTCTATGAGATGCATCTTGAGAATGATTTGTGGAAGGAACAAACCATTTCCTTCATGATTGAGAAATCCCCAACCCCGGCCCATAAATACTACGGTTCCGTTTAA
- the LOC115999378 gene encoding uncharacterized protein LOC115999378 isoform X1 has translation MAPKKASSIPSPPPIPIGNCEVRVEAKNFASESTENSLRITFSKDAHIKISVMENRNCEMVNFGPQGSENEENGLGNYCFELINPKDADGKTKCLVQEVLNIYVEELPAMKYAANTGKQSLFLDKCVSSGKYCTLILRIKQGEHHGEVVAATTYQIISADTQYAEIPLAAVRSQYQHKGIGRILYMELRRRLQNVGIRTVFCWGDKESEGFWLKQGFVVIGQVDAKGKARRLPIRADIRRALCFPGGSTLLVSHLNKESLTNSPENLMMTVAPNSPDKLPISQKQDKNVPEGNHFSNGVNQNISTDDTQHYVADTVETINCGNVANCTGVNECEFEPYPERCSCSAPGTKKRMWEASFTSLNSKKVKGGYVADDCHLRSNNFLLENNGKTTMHKSGGSLAASESAFLGHDHHKDPLTCSSKYSEEYRALDVTPISNSNLGIPPLGKHFRIMLMNIADDNKKANLTKIIENLGGLVTSDGSECTHVVTGKVRKTLNFCKALCSGSWIISPSWLKESFRKGRFVDEMPFILKDEDYELKYTTELKSALLRAKAHPQSLLNGYDICLAAHVQPPASMLSAVVKSAGGNVLGGLEEVNDAKKTVFVACEEDMDEALSAAEKGIRTFCSEWFMNCIMKQQLDLGASQFAESL, from the exons ATGGCACCCAAGAAGGCCTCTTCTATACCTTCGCCACCTCCGATTCCAATCG GAAATTGCGAAGTACGGGTCGAAGCTAAAAACTTTGCCTCCGAGTCGACTGAAAACAGCCTCCGAATCACTTTCTCGAAAGATGCCCATATCAAAATATCAG TCATGGAGAACAGGAATTGCGAAATGGTGAATTTTGGTCCTCAGGGTTCTGAGAATGAGGAAAACG GATTAGGTAATTACTGTTTTGAGCTCATTAATCCCAAGGATGCAGATGGTAAAACCAAGTGCTTGGTTCAG GAAGTGCTAAACATTTATGTTGAGGAACTGCCTGCAATGAAATATGCTGCAAACACTGGAAAGCAATCATTGTTTCTTGATAAATGTGTATCAAGTGG GAAATACTGCACTTTGATTTTGAGGATTAAACAGGGTGAACACCATGGAGAG GTTGTTGCAGCAACTACTTATCAAATAATCTCCGCTGACACACAGTATGCTGAGATTCCTCTTGCAGCTGTTAGATCACAATATCAACACAAG GGTATAGGTCGCATATTATACATGGAACTGAGAAGGAGATTGCAGAATGTGGGTATTAGGACAGTGTTTTGTTGGGGAGATAAGGAGTCCGAAGGATTTTGGCTTAAGCAG GGATTTGTAGTAATTGGTCAGGTAGATGCAAAAGGAAAAGCTCGTAGGCTTCCTATAAGGGCTGATatccgtagagcgttgtgttttCCTGGTGGTTCAACTCTCTTGGTTTCTCATCTTAACAAGGAAAGTTTAACAAATTCCCCAGAGAATCTAATGATGACAGTAGCACCAAATTCTCCAGATAAACTCCCTATCTCTCAGAAACAAGATAAAAATGTACCAGAAGGGAATCACTTTTCCAATGGAGTAAATCAAAATATCAGCACAGATGATACTCAGCATTATG TTGCAGACACAGTGGAAACTATAAATTGTGGAAATGTTGCCAACTGTACAGGAGTAAATGAATGTGAATTTGAACCTTATCCGGAACGATGTTCATGTTCGGCACCAGGAACAAAGAAAAGGATGTGGGAAGCCTCATTTACCTCTTTGAACTCAAAAAAAGTAAAGGGAGGCTATGTAGCTGATGATTGCCACTTACGTTCTAACAACTTCCTTTTAGAAAATAATGGAAAGACGACTATGCATAAAAGTGGTGGTTCCTTGGCAGCTTCTGAAAGTGCATTTCTAGGGCATGATCATCATAAAGATCCTTTAACATGCAGCTCCAAGTATTCTGAAGAATACAGAGCACTTGATGTGACACCCATAAGTAATAGCAACCTGGGCATTCCTCCCTTGGGAAAACACTTCAGAATTATGCTGATGAATATAGCTGATGATAATAAGAAAGCAAATCTAACTAAG ATAATTGAAAACCTTGGTGGACTTGTTACTTCTGATGGAAGTGAATGTACGCATGTGGTAACAGGGAAAGTAAGGAAAACGCTGAATTTTTGCAAAGCTTTATGCTCAGG GTCTTGGATAATATCACCCAGTTGGTTGAAAGAAAGCTTTCGGAAAGGCAGATTCGTGG ATGAAATGCCTTTCATTTTGAAGGATGAAGACTATGAACTCAAGTACACAACTGAGCTAAAATCTGCACTTCTTAGGGCTAAGGCACACCCTCAAAGTTTACTTAATGGTTATGACATATGCCTTGCAGCTCATGTTCAACCTCCTGCCAGTATGTTATCTGCAGTTGTAAAATCTGCCGGAGGAAAT GTTCTTGGTGGATTGGAGGAGGTGAATGATGCGAAGAAAACCGTCTTTGTGGCATGCGAGGAGGACATGGATGAAGCACTATCAGCTGCAGAGAAAGGGATAAGGACATTCTGTAGTGAGTGGTTCATGAACTGCATCATGAAACAACAACTTGATCTTGGAGCCTCTCAGTTTGCAGAGAGCCTCTGA
- the LOC115996799 gene encoding protein EARLY RESPONSIVE TO DEHYDRATION 15-like isoform X1 yields the protein MALVSGRRSTLNPNAAPFVPASVRQVEDFSPEWWDLATNSTWFHDYWVGQKEGSEYGSNEAGFGNDDIADLLPDNIDLDVDEDILNMEDQYEEFLQSIETGQGNNPFVNSINGMSESGYLSTSLGSAKRPDALVKSLSLPKERGPKSLVPPRYYEKPAKVVSPRCCLRRIQQPR from the exons ATGGCCTTAGTTTCTGGAAGGAGGTCAACTCTGAATCCAAACGCTGCACCTTTTGTTCCTGCGTCTGTACGCCAAGTGGAGGACTTCTCACCAGAATGGTGGGACTTGGCAACCAACTCAACATGGTTCCATGATTACTGGGTAGGCCAGAAGGAGGGATCAGAATATGGCAGCAATGAGGCTGGATTTGGCAATGATGATATTGCTGATTTGCTGCCAGATAACATTGATCTTGATGTTGATGAGGACATTTTGAACATGGAAGATCAATATGAAGAATTTCTCCAATCAATTGAAACAGGGCAAGGAAACAATCCTTTTGTCAACAGCATCAACGGAATGTCAGAATCAGGTTACCTCTCTACCTCTCTTG GTTCCGCAAAGCGTCCTGATGCATTGGTTAAAAGTCTGAGCTTGCCAAAGGAGAGAGGTCCAAAATCCCTTGTGCCACCCAGGTACTATGAGAAGCCAGCAAAGGTTGTTAGCCCGAGATGCTGCCTTCGCCGCATCCAACAGCCTCGCTGA